A window of Paenibacillus sp. 19GGS1-52 contains these coding sequences:
- the fliE gene encoding flagellar hook-basal body complex protein FliE, protein MQSLSIGTQAVQQLAMKPTTTKSSADSADSTDSFGSYLEDALNQVSAQEQTSKDMSNKFVLGEVNIDEAMISSQQALLSLQLTTQVRNKVIEAYQEIMRTQI, encoded by the coding sequence ATGCAAAGTTTGTCTATTGGAACTCAAGCTGTACAGCAGCTTGCTATGAAACCGACAACAACTAAGTCCTCAGCAGATAGCGCTGATTCAACGGACAGCTTCGGTTCTTATTTGGAAGACGCACTGAATCAAGTATCTGCTCAGGAGCAAACTTCTAAGGATATGAGTAACAAGTTTGTTTTGGGAGAAGTAAATATAGATGAAGCAATGATTTCATCGCAACAGGCTCTGCTAAGTTTGCAACTGACTACTCAAGTCCGGAACAAAGTGATTGAAGCCTATCAGGAAATTATGAGAACTCAGATTTAG
- the fliF gene encoding flagellar basal-body MS-ring/collar protein FliF gives MNERLAQYREKLLLYWNKFSGKQKILFFSTLFIIIIIIVVLTMQLSKTEYEVAFKDLDSTDSAGVMTYLDSAGISYRLSPDGKSISVPSTEAARIKVDIGSQGIVQGGSIGYKVFDTNSSMIGTTDSEFNVKYNNALNGEVEQLMRRMQGIKDVKVLINLPKETVFASQSDQEQASASVVLTFTPGFRPSQDNIDGYFNLVKTAVPNLPIANITIANNEVELMPTAKGGQAGVSSQVEENFALQKKFEDDVKKDVKQFLSTLTGPDKVDVLVFSKLNFDKESRKEDLVTPVDVPNMKGIEISSQIISNTYSGQGNTTGGVAGTGSQDVAGYPSGTNTGTSTSDESSETRNYEVNRITRDIIASPYSVKDLTINVAVEPPTGQTTLDQPTSAAIQNILVNIVRASLADSGVIYTDADLAKKVSVYSQQFGSNTVTATSAGLATWMIWAIGAAALLVGVGGGYLFYRSRKKTAEEEEEDIPLQVPTEFPSINMESVTNDSQVRKQLENLAKKKPDEFVNLLRTWLADEQR, from the coding sequence GTGAATGAAAGATTGGCCCAATATCGGGAGAAATTGCTCCTGTATTGGAACAAATTTAGTGGTAAACAAAAAATATTATTTTTTTCAACATTGTTTATCATCATAATAATAATCGTAGTTTTGACAATGCAACTATCGAAGACGGAATACGAAGTGGCTTTTAAGGATTTGGATAGCACGGATTCAGCTGGCGTAATGACTTATCTGGACTCAGCTGGGATTTCTTACCGTTTAAGTCCTGATGGAAAAAGTATCTCTGTACCTAGTACTGAAGCAGCACGAATTAAGGTAGACATAGGGTCTCAGGGGATTGTGCAAGGTGGTTCTATTGGTTACAAAGTATTTGACACAAATTCATCAATGATAGGCACAACTGACAGTGAATTTAATGTGAAGTACAATAACGCACTAAACGGTGAAGTGGAACAATTAATGAGGCGTATGCAGGGAATCAAGGACGTCAAAGTCCTTATTAATCTGCCCAAAGAGACCGTGTTTGCCTCACAGTCTGATCAGGAGCAGGCATCTGCTTCCGTGGTGCTTACCTTTACCCCGGGATTTAGACCGAGTCAAGATAATATCGACGGATACTTCAATCTTGTAAAGACAGCGGTACCCAATTTGCCGATTGCAAACATAACGATCGCTAATAATGAAGTTGAATTAATGCCTACAGCCAAAGGTGGACAGGCAGGGGTCTCCAGTCAAGTAGAAGAGAATTTTGCACTGCAAAAGAAATTTGAGGATGACGTCAAAAAAGATGTCAAACAATTTTTGAGCACTCTTACTGGTCCCGACAAAGTGGATGTCTTGGTATTCTCCAAGCTGAACTTCGATAAAGAAAGTCGTAAAGAGGATCTTGTTACTCCTGTTGATGTACCAAATATGAAGGGGATCGAGATCAGTTCGCAAATTATCAGCAATACTTATTCGGGTCAGGGAAACACCACTGGAGGCGTAGCAGGTACGGGTTCACAAGATGTTGCGGGGTACCCTTCAGGAACGAATACAGGCACGTCAACCTCGGATGAATCTTCGGAAACGAGGAATTATGAGGTCAATAGAATCACAAGAGATATAATAGCCAGCCCTTATTCTGTAAAAGATTTAACCATAAATGTTGCTGTTGAACCACCAACTGGTCAAACTACTTTGGATCAGCCTACATCGGCTGCCATCCAAAATATTCTGGTCAATATCGTCCGTGCTTCACTTGCGGATTCTGGTGTTATTTATACAGACGCTGATTTAGCAAAAAAAGTTTCGGTTTATTCACAGCAATTTGGTAGTAATACTGTAACTGCTACTTCGGCTGGACTAGCAACATGGATGATATGGGCGATCGGCGCAGCTGCACTGCTCGTCGGTGTCGGTGGTGGATATCTGTTCTACCGTAGTCGTAAAAAGACTGCTGAAGAGGAAGAAGAAGACATTCCATTACAAGTTCCAACTGAATTTCCATCTATTAATATGGAGAGTGTGACGAATGACAGTCAAGTTCGTAAGCAGCTTGAGAATCTGGCAAAGAAGAAGCCGGATGAATTCGTAAATCTGCTACGTACATGGCTTGCTGACGAACAGAGGTGA